In Labrys monachus, the genomic stretch GTGCCGGACGGCGATTCGGTGGTGCCGGACATCAATCGCATCGCCATGAGTTTCGACCGCTGCGTGCTGACGCAGGACTGGCATCCGGCCGGCCATTCCTCCTTCGCCTCGAGCCATCCGGGCCGCCAGCCCTATTCGACCGTCGCCATGCCCTATGGCGAGCAGACTTTGTGGCCGGACCACTGCGTCCAGGGGACGAAGGGCGCGGAATTCCATCCGGGCCTTGCCCTGCCGCGCGCCGGCCTCGTCATCCGCAAGGGATTCCGCCCGGCGATCGACAGCTATTCGGCCTTCTTCGAGAATGACGGGCGGACGCCGACCGGGCTTGCCGGCTATCTCAGGGAATGCGGCCTGTCGCGGATCTTCTGTGTCGGGCTCGCCACCGATTTCTGCGTGCGCTATTCGGCCGAGGACGCACGGCGGCTCGGCTTCGAGACGGTGGTGGTGCTCGGCGCCTGCCGCGGCATCGACCTCGACGGCTCGATCGCCGCCGGCATCGGCGCCATGAAGGCGGCCGGCGCGGTGCTCGTCGACTGGATCTAGCCGGTCTCGTGCGGATACCACTGCGCTTCGGTGCGGAGGGCAATCCGGAGCGGACCGAAATGGTGACTTGAACCGCCGGGCGTTCGGCGCGATCATGACGTTATGACGACAGGCCCTATCTGACATGGAGGCGTCATGACGGAGTCCGATCCGCCGGGATCGCAGGTTTCGCGGAGCGAGGGAGCCGACATAGCGGTCTTTCCGGCTCCGCGCCGGCCCGATCCCCCCACCATCGCATTCGACCGGCACGAATTGCGCCAGATCCTCGATCTCTATGGCCGCATGGTCGCCTATGGCGAGTGGCGCGATTACGCCATCGATTTCCTGCGCGACAAGGCGATTTTCTCGATCTTTCGCCGCTCTTCGGAGATGCCGCTCTACCGTATCGTCAAGGACCCGGCCCTGGCCCAGCGCCAGGGCGCCTACAGCGTCCTCGCGCCGACCGGCATGATCCTCAAGCGCGGGCATGACCTCGCCCGCGTGCTGCAGGTGATCGACAAGCCGGTGCGGGTGGTGGTGTAGGGAGCGGGACATCCCTGTCCGCTCTGGAGGGCGCACGCCTTCCAGGTGACGGGAGGGCCCTGGCTATCGCCGCGGCGAACCGGCGCGAAGATGCGGACAGGGATGTCCGCGCTGCCGTCTATGGCATCCCCTTCACGAAAGCCGCTACGGCCGGCGCCATCTTTGCCACGATGACGTCGACGCCCTGCGCCGTGGGGTGCATGCCGTCCGCCTGGTTAAGCTTCTGGTTTCCCGCCACGCCGTCGAGGAAGAATGGGTACAGTCCGACGCCGTAGCGGACGGCGAGGTCCGGATAGATGGTGTCGAAGGATTTCTGGTAGTCGGGGCCGAGATTGGGCGCGGCGCGCATGCCGAGCAGCATGACCGCGATCCTGCGTTCCTTCAGCCGCGACAGGATGGCGTCGAGCGCGGCTCTCGTCCGGGCGGGGTCGAAGCCGCGCAGCATGTCGTTGGCGCCGAGTTCGAGCAGCACCGCGTCGGTGCCGTCCGGGACCGACCAGTCGATCCGCGCGAGGCCGTCGTCGGCGGTGTCGCCGGAGACGCCGGCATTGTCGATGGCGACGTCGAGGCCCTGCGCGGTGAGGGCGGCCTGGAGCTTCACCGGATAGGCGTCCCCGGCCGGCAGGCCGAGGCCGGCGGTGAGGCTGTCGCCCAGCGCGACGATGTGGAGGGATCGCGCCGCTGCCGGCTGCAGCGCCGCCGCCAGCAGCGCGAGCGCGGCCAGGGCAGCGGCGCGACGGCGAATTGCCACAATCCATGCGTAGACGGGGATGCTGCAGACGGGCATGCCTTCCGAACTCTTCTGTTGGCCGGAAAGCGGTGGCGCTTTGCGGACTGGGCCTTTACGGGAATGATCATGAACGAAGCGATCGATCTGGCCGATGTCCATCTCAGCCTCGGCACCGGTGCGGCGCGCGTTCACATTCTCAAGGGCGTTACGCTGAAAATAAGGCAGGGCGAGGCCATCGGCCTGGTCGGTCCATCCGGTTCCGGCAAATCGACCCTGCTGATGACGCTCGGTGGCCTCGAAAGGCCGGACAGCGGCATGGTCCGCATCGCCGGGCAGGATCTCGGCGTCCTGAACGAAGACGGGCTCGCCCGTTTCCGCGGGCGGCATATCGGCATCGTCTTCCAGTCCTTCCACCTCATCCCGACCATGACGGCGCTGGAGAATGTCGCGGTTCCCCTGGAGCTCGCCGGACGGCGCGATGCCTTCGCCAGGGCCGAGGCGGAACTGGCGGCGGTGGGGCTGGCGGGGCGCCAGGCCCATTATCCCGCGCAATTGTCCGGCGGCGAGCAGCAGAGGGTGGCGCTGGCGCGGGCGCTCGCACCCGAGCCGGCCATCCTCATCGCGGACGAGCCGACCGGCAATCTCGACGAGGATACCGGCCGCGGCATCGTCGAGCTGATGTTCCGGCTCAAGCGCGAGCGCGGGGCGACGCTGGTGCTCGTCACCCACGACCTGGCGCTGGCGGCGCGCTGCGACCGCATGATCCGCATCCGCTCCGGCCGGATCGAGACCGACGAGACGCCCGAAGCCGAAGCGGCGGAGTAGGGCAGACATCTGCCCCGAGGTGCGGGGTTTGCGGGAGATGGCGCGAACGGAGGGGCGATCACCGATCGCCCTTCCTGGCAACGTGGAGCTTGCGGGAAAGGAAGAGGTCGATCGGTGATCGACCCTCCCGGGCTATGCCGCCTTCAGCAGGCCGTCGAGGTCGAGATGGCGCGTGTACATGCCGAGCTTGCCGTCGGGCTGGCGCGGCCATTCGGCTTCGGGCCGGTCCCAATAGAGCTCGACGCCGTTATGGTCGGGATCGTGCAGATAGAGCGCCTCGCTGACGCCGTGGTCGCTCGCCCCGTCGAGCGGGATGCCCGCGGCGATGAGCCGGCGGAGAGCGTCCGCCAGTGCGGCGCGGGTCGGATAGAGGATGGCGGTGTGGAACAGGCCCGTGGTGCCGGGGGCCGGCGGCGAGCCTCCACGGCTCTCCCAGGTGTTGAGCCCGATGTGATGATGGTAGCCGCCGGCGGCGATGAAGGCGGCCTGCGTGCCATAGCGCGCCATCAGGCTGAAGCCGAGGACGTCGACATAGAAGGCGAGCGCGCGGTCGAGGTCGGCGACCTTGAGATGGATGTGACCGATGCGGGTGCCGGCGGCGATCGGATTGGCCGGCGTACGCAGGGGTTCGAAGGATGGGACGGACATGGAAGGCTCCTGTTTGCTGAGCGAGATATAACCTCTGCCGTTCGACTGGATAATATGGCGCAATGGAATATCATCTCATCGGCGGAGTGTGAGATGATGCCGTGCTCGATCGCTTGACGGGAATGCAGGTCTTTGTCCGGGTGGCGGCGCTCGGCAGCTTCTCGGCGGCAGGCCGGGCTCTTTCCTTGTCGCAGACCATGGTCACCCGCCACGTCCAGGCCCTGGAAGACAGGCTCGGGGTGCGGCTTTTCCACCGCTCGACCCGGCATTTGACCCTGACCGACGCCGGTCGCCGGCACCTCGAATTCTGTGAGCGCATCCTCGCCGAGATCGAGGAGGCGGAGCGGGCCACGGCGGACGAGCGCATCGAGCCGCGCGGCGTGCTGCGCGTGGCGGTGCCGGTCGTGTTCGGAACGAGGGAGATCGCCCCGCTCCTGGCGGGTTTCCTGCAGCAGCACCCGGCCATCACCGTCGATATCGGCTTCAACGACCGCGTCGTCGACCTCATCGACGAGGGCTGGGACGTGGCGGTCCGCATCGCGGTCCTGGCCGAATCGAGCCTGCTCGCCCGGCGCCTCGCGCCGTGCAACATGGTGCTGTGCGCCGCGCCAGCCTATCTGGAACGCCGGGGAACGCCGAGGACGCTGGCGGACCTCGCCGCCCATGACTGCCTCGGCTACACGCTGCCGGTTCCCGCATCCGCCGAGCGCTGGAGCTTCGGCCGCGACGGCGAGATCGGCGTCGCCGTCTCCGGTCGCCTGCGCGCCAGCAATGGCGAGGCGTTGCGCCTGGCCGCGCTGGCCGGCCTCGGGCTGATCAATCAGCCGACCTTCATCGTCGGAGACGACATCCGCGCCGGCCGGCTCGTCATCGTGCCGCTCGACCAGCCGCAGCGCACCAGCCTCGCCATCCATGCCGTGCAGCCGCCGGGCCGCAATCCGCCGGCCAAGGTCCGCGCCTTCATCGACCATCTTGCGGAGCGTTTCGGCCCCAGGCCGCCCTGGGACCGCGATCTCGCCCTGGCATAGGGGGCGGCGAGCGCGGACATCCCTGTCCGCTCATGCGTGCCCGCAGGCCGAAACCGCTCCGCTCCTGGCGGAAGAGCAGTCGCATCTGTCTGTGTGTCATCCCGCGCGCATTGCGCCACGCAGTGGTGCGATGCAGAGGCGGGATCGCGAGACGATAAGAAGCGCCTTCATCGGCCGGCGGTCCCGGATCTGCGAAGCGTCACTGCGTGCCGCATCGCGTCCGGGATGACGCGGCATCCATAGGCGATCGCCCTGCCGGCAGGGGCGGCGGCGGACGGAGATGTCCGCGCTCCCCGGATCCTACCCCGCGAACGTATAGCGCCGGATCGATTCTTCCTTCATCTCGATCGAGAATCCCGGCCGGGTCGGCGGCATGTAGGCGGCGTTCTCGATCAGGCAGGGGTCGACGAAATGCTCGTGCAGGTGGTCGACATATTCGATGACGCGCCCCTCCTTCTCGCCGGAGACGACGAGATAGTCGATCATCGAGAGGTGCTGGACATATTCGCACAAGCCCACCCCGCCGGCATGCGGCCAGACCGGCTTGCCATATTTGGCCGCCATCAGCAGCACGGCGAGCACCTCGTTGAGCCCGCCGATGCGGCAGGCGTCGATCTGCACTATATCGATCGCGTCCCGGGTGATGAACTGCTTGAACAGGATGCGGTTCTGGCACATCTCGCCGGTAGCGACCTTGACCGGGGCGACACCCTCGCGGATGCGGCGATGGCCCTCGATATCGTCGGGGCTGGTCGGCTCCTCGATGAAATAGGGCTTGGCGAAGGCGAGCTCCTTCACCCATTCGATCGCCTGGTCGGTTTCCCACACCTGATTGGCGTCGATCATCAGGTAGCGGTCCGGACCGATGACCTCGCGCGCCGTCTTCAGGCGGCGGATATCGTCGTCGAGATCGCGGCCGACCTTCATCTTGATGTGGTCGAAGCCGTTGTCGACCGCCTCCTGGCAGAGCCGTCGCAGCTTCTCGTCGCTGTAGCCGAGCCAGCCGGCCGAGGTGGTGTAGCAGGGATAGCCCTCTTCGCGCAGAAGCCGCATGCGTTCGGCCTTGCCCGGCTCGGCGCGGCGGAAGATCGCGAGGGCGTCGTCCGGCGTCAGGGCGTCGGTGAGGTAGC encodes the following:
- the pncA gene encoding bifunctional nicotinamidase/pyrazinamidase encodes the protein MAQSSKGFAMKPGETDVLLVIDVQNDFCPGGALAVPDGDSVVPDINRIAMSFDRCVLTQDWHPAGHSSFASSHPGRQPYSTVAMPYGEQTLWPDHCVQGTKGAEFHPGLALPRAGLVIRKGFRPAIDSYSAFFENDGRTPTGLAGYLRECGLSRIFCVGLATDFCVRYSAEDARRLGFETVVVLGACRGIDLDGSIAAGIGAMKAAGAVLVDWI
- a CDS encoding DUF2794 domain-containing protein, producing the protein MTESDPPGSQVSRSEGADIAVFPAPRRPDPPTIAFDRHELRQILDLYGRMVAYGEWRDYAIDFLRDKAIFSIFRRSSEMPLYRIVKDPALAQRQGAYSVLAPTGMILKRGHDLARVLQVIDKPVRVVV
- a CDS encoding arylesterase, which encodes MRRRAAALAALALLAAALQPAAARSLHIVALGDSLTAGLGLPAGDAYPVKLQAALTAQGLDVAIDNAGVSGDTADDGLARIDWSVPDGTDAVLLELGANDMLRGFDPARTRAALDAILSRLKERRIAVMLLGMRAAPNLGPDYQKSFDTIYPDLAVRYGVGLYPFFLDGVAGNQKLNQADGMHPTAQGVDVIVAKMAPAVAAFVKGMP
- a CDS encoding ABC transporter ATP-binding protein; the protein is MNEAIDLADVHLSLGTGAARVHILKGVTLKIRQGEAIGLVGPSGSGKSTLLMTLGGLERPDSGMVRIAGQDLGVLNEDGLARFRGRHIGIVFQSFHLIPTMTALENVAVPLELAGRRDAFARAEAELAAVGLAGRQAHYPAQLSGGEQQRVALARALAPEPAILIADEPTGNLDEDTGRGIVELMFRLKRERGATLVLVTHDLALAARCDRMIRIRSGRIETDETPEAEAAE
- a CDS encoding VOC family protein, coding for MSVPSFEPLRTPANPIAAGTRIGHIHLKVADLDRALAFYVDVLGFSLMARYGTQAAFIAAGGYHHHIGLNTWESRGGSPPAPGTTGLFHTAILYPTRAALADALRRLIAAGIPLDGASDHGVSEALYLHDPDHNGVELYWDRPEAEWPRQPDGKLGMYTRHLDLDGLLKAA
- a CDS encoding LysR family transcriptional regulator produces the protein MLDRLTGMQVFVRVAALGSFSAAGRALSLSQTMVTRHVQALEDRLGVRLFHRSTRHLTLTDAGRRHLEFCERILAEIEEAERATADERIEPRGVLRVAVPVVFGTREIAPLLAGFLQQHPAITVDIGFNDRVVDLIDEGWDVAVRIAVLAESSLLARRLAPCNMVLCAAPAYLERRGTPRTLADLAAHDCLGYTLPVPASAERWSFGRDGEIGVAVSGRLRASNGEALRLAALAGLGLINQPTFIVGDDIRAGRLVIVPLDQPQRTSLAIHAVQPPGRNPPAKVRAFIDHLAERFGPRPPWDRDLALA
- a CDS encoding L-fuconate dehydratase, with amino-acid sequence MTRITGLRIFDLRFPTSQSLDGSDAMNPDPDYSAAYVILDTDRPGLSGHGLTFTIGRGNEVCCAAIRALDHLVIGLDLDWIKQDPGRFWRHVTGDSQLRWIGPDKGAIHLATGAVVNAVWDLWAKEAGKPVWQLVAEMNPEELVGIIDFRYLTDALTPDDALAIFRRAEPGKAERMRLLREEGYPCYTTSAGWLGYSDEKLRRLCQEAVDNGFDHIKMKVGRDLDDDIRRLKTAREVIGPDRYLMIDANQVWETDQAIEWVKELAFAKPYFIEEPTSPDDIEGHRRIREGVAPVKVATGEMCQNRILFKQFITRDAIDIVQIDACRIGGLNEVLAVLLMAAKYGKPVWPHAGGVGLCEYVQHLSMIDYLVVSGEKEGRVIEYVDHLHEHFVDPCLIENAAYMPPTRPGFSIEMKEESIRRYTFAG